One region of Bacillus zhangzhouensis genomic DNA includes:
- a CDS encoding IS1182 family transposase produces MFHTRHSSQHEAEFVLLDQLVEEDHLLRKIDQYIDFSFIVDKVKPYYSENKGRPSLDPLILFKMMFIGYLYGIRSERQLEKEIYYNMAYRWFLGLNINDPVPHHSTISWNRRTRFKDTTIFQDIFDEIVLQAINHDMVGGRVLFTDSTHLKANANKHKYTRKTIEQDTQNYINHLEEAIQEDRVAHGKKPLKIKEEVKTEKNIRQSKTDPESGYLYRENKPEGFFYLDHRTTDMKFNIITDAHVTPGNVHDSVPYLERLDHQIARFGFQVEAVALDSGYLTTPICKGLSDRHIFGVIAHRRFHPTRGLFEKWKFQYDSEHDHYICPNGEKLLYTTTDRKGYRFYKSDTKKCVSCPFLENCTRSKNHQKVISRHVWEEHKEKIRQNRLSAFGKELYQKRKEKIERSFADSKQLHGLRYCRLRGKQNVSEQVLLTAACQNMKKIATHLAKLG; encoded by the coding sequence ATGTTCCACACTAGACATTCTTCTCAGCACGAAGCCGAATTTGTATTGCTAGATCAACTGGTCGAAGAGGATCACCTGCTTCGTAAAATTGATCAGTACATTGATTTTTCATTTATCGTAGATAAAGTAAAACCATATTATAGCGAGAATAAAGGTCGTCCTTCACTTGATCCACTTATTTTGTTCAAAATGATGTTTATCGGATACCTGTACGGTATCCGTTCTGAAAGACAACTCGAAAAAGAAATTTACTATAACATGGCGTATAGATGGTTTTTAGGTTTGAACATCAATGACCCCGTTCCTCATCACTCGACCATTAGCTGGAATCGTCGGACTCGCTTCAAAGATACAACGATTTTTCAAGATATTTTTGATGAAATTGTGCTCCAAGCCATCAATCATGATATGGTAGGAGGCCGCGTTCTTTTTACTGATTCCACTCATCTTAAAGCCAATGCCAATAAACATAAATATACGAGAAAAACGATTGAACAAGATACTCAGAACTATATAAATCATTTAGAAGAAGCGATCCAAGAAGATCGGGTGGCACACGGAAAAAAGCCCTTAAAGATAAAGGAGGAGGTGAAAACAGAAAAAAACATCCGTCAAAGTAAGACTGATCCTGAAAGTGGCTATCTTTATCGTGAAAATAAACCGGAAGGATTTTTCTACCTGGACCATCGTACAACCGATATGAAGTTCAATATCATCACGGATGCCCATGTTACGCCCGGCAATGTCCATGATTCCGTTCCATATCTTGAACGATTGGATCACCAAATCGCCCGATTTGGTTTTCAAGTAGAAGCTGTTGCCCTTGATTCTGGTTATTTGACAACGCCCATCTGTAAAGGTTTATCTGATCGTCATATTTTTGGTGTCATTGCACATAGACGCTTTCATCCAACAAGAGGATTATTCGAGAAGTGGAAATTCCAGTATGATTCTGAACATGATCATTACATATGCCCAAATGGTGAGAAGCTATTATATACAACAACTGATCGAAAAGGTTATAGGTTCTACAAATCAGACACTAAAAAATGCGTATCGTGTCCTTTCCTTGAGAACTGTACAAGATCGAAAAATCATCAAAAAGTGATCTCAAGACATGTATGGGAGGAACATAAAGAAAAGATCAGACAAAATCGTCTGTCTGCCTTTGGAAAAGAGCTATATCAAAAAAGAAAAGAAAAAATAGAGCGAAGCTTTGCAGATTCAAAACAACTGCATGGGCTTCGCTACTGCCGGTTGAGGGGAAAACAAAATGTGAGTGAGCAAGTGCTTCTCACAGCTGCCTGCCAGAACATGAAGAAGATTGCCACACACCTAGCGAAGCTAGGCTAG
- a CDS encoding sporulation protein — translation MRVPELYKRPSWQRFFAGMMFGAIVSWLIFLFTYGTFQEKQVTLLRSQQHHMDSLKEQITLYREDLHKLNEDNKKRLLIQSVDVHLVNREQYKIPEPDTLKFEDQVKEDISEVITKDIESVYKTKELLKRTVENKEYTIREKAYRAKVTELTIYTKLSLEVRISFAE, via the coding sequence ATGAGGGTGCCAGAGCTGTATAAACGCCCAAGCTGGCAGCGTTTTTTTGCGGGAATGATGTTTGGTGCGATTGTAAGCTGGCTCATTTTTCTCTTTACATACGGAACCTTTCAGGAAAAGCAAGTGACACTGCTGAGAAGCCAGCAGCATCATATGGACAGTCTGAAAGAACAAATCACACTCTATCGGGAAGATTTGCATAAGTTAAATGAGGATAATAAGAAGCGGCTGCTGATTCAAAGCGTAGATGTTCATCTCGTGAATCGTGAGCAATATAAAATCCCAGAGCCAGATACGCTAAAGTTTGAAGATCAGGTCAAGGAGGATATCTCAGAAGTCATTACAAAGGATATTGAAAGTGTCTATAAAACAAAGGAATTACTAAAACGGACAGTGGAAAATAAAGAATATACCATTCGGGAAAAGGCATACCGCGCAAAAGTGACAGAGCTAACAATTTATACGAAACTTTCACTTGAAGTACGTATTTCATTTGCTGAATAA
- a CDS encoding IS3 family transposase (programmed frameshift) — MKWAVVKDKLSGQFTNQQIMDKYHIKNVSQIKTWMKWYRENQLHRFDQPIGKQYSFGHGPDNVSKEEKVNRQIEHLKMENEILKKVFGDRRGVEKRVALNLVEKLRKNYTVTSVLSILQIARSTYYRWVSEGIREKSQVEKAVISLCTETSFRYGHRKIRKLLQRQYDIKRNRNTVQRIMQKHHLQCRVKRKRKWKSQGESVIIAPNRLNRNFTAIHPNLKWVTDITYIQYGPRTLYLSTMMDLYNNEVVAYTLDDHQQTSLILDTLRAALEKRNSPKGVLVHSDQGSVYSSYAYQKELGVRNLTSSMSRRGNCWDNAVIESFHSSLKSEEFMFTKFNSISKKDVRQRIDHYIKYYNEERIQEKLGYHAPKTFSSMSA, encoded by the exons ATAAAATGGGCGGTTGTGAAAGATAAATTAAGCGGGCAGTTTACCAATCAACAAATTATGGATAAATATCATATAAAGAATGTATCTCAGATTAAAACATGGATGAAGTGGTATCGAGAAAATCAGTTACATCGATTCGATCAGCCAATTGGAAAACAATATAGCTTCGGGCATGGACCTGACAATGTATCCAAAGAGGAAAAAGTAAATAGGCAGATTGAACACCTTAAGATGGAGAATGAAATTCTAA AAAAAGTATTTGGAGATCGTAGAGGAGTTGAAAAAAGAGTAGCCTTGAATTTGGTCGAGAAATTACGGAAGAACTATACAGTAACATCTGTCCTAAGTATTTTGCAGATCGCCAGATCGACCTATTATCGCTGGGTATCCGAAGGAATACGTGAAAAATCACAAGTGGAGAAGGCTGTTATTTCCTTATGTACCGAAACGTCGTTCCGGTACGGCCACCGTAAGATCCGAAAGCTACTTCAGCGCCAATATGATATCAAACGAAACCGAAATACTGTACAGCGCATCATGCAAAAACACCATCTTCAATGTCGTGTGAAGCGTAAAAGGAAATGGAAATCACAAGGGGAATCTGTCATCATTGCCCCAAATAGATTAAATCGGAACTTCACCGCAATACACCCGAATTTAAAATGGGTAACCGATATTACTTATATTCAGTATGGACCGAGAACGCTCTACCTTTCGACCATGATGGATTTATACAACAACGAAGTTGTTGCCTATACCCTAGATGATCACCAACAGACATCACTCATATTGGACACATTGAGGGCAGCTTTAGAGAAAAGGAATTCACCTAAAGGTGTACTTGTGCATTCAGATCAAGGAAGTGTATACAGTTCGTATGCATATCAAAAGGAGCTAGGGGTAAGGAACCTCACAAGCAGTATGTCTAGACGAGGCAACTGTTGGGATAACGCGGTGATTGAATCATTCCATTCTAGCTTAAAATCAGAGGAATTTATGTTTACAAAGTTCAATTCTATATCAAAAAAAGATGTCAGACAACGAATCGACCATTACATTAAGTATTATAATGAAGAACGTATTCAAGAAAAATTAGGCTACCACGCACCAAAAACATTTAGTAGCATGTCAGCCTAA
- the dnaE gene encoding DNA polymerase III subunit alpha encodes MSYVHLQVHSGYSLLSSAAKVKELVLKAKELGYKALALTDDHVMYGTVEFYKECKKHGIKPVIGLTASVFIDEQETEAYPLVLLAKNNEGYQNLIKISSVLKSKSKAGLKEKWLKSYHRGLIAITPGASGYIETLLQHDQLEEAREAAKQLKHIFGEGHVYIALQPFQQDESLTGKLRDVSQSADIPLVATGDVHYMNREDKMAYTCLKAIKAGEQLSEIEEDRGEKHFRSFEEMLEWYRDDRELLTRTVEIADRCEVDLNLGQTKLPSYPTPDQSTADQFLRRVCAEGMKQRKIASNDIYVKRLEYELSIIQKMNFSDYFLIVWDFMKYAHDKGIVTGPGRGSAAGSLVAYVLFITDVDPIRHDLLFERFLNPERISMPDIDIDFPDTRRDEIISYVKDKYGDMHVAQIVTFGTLAAKAALRDVGRVMGIDSKAADRLVKLIPSKPGTTLKEAVTSSPELKTMLQQSEELRQVFQTALKVEGLPRHTSTHAAGVVLSEEPLTEVVPIQDGHEGVYLTQYAMNYLEDLGLLKMDFLGLRNLTLIESIKNQIERQENVHINFSDISYEDQKTFELLSAGDTTGIFQLESQGMRQVLRRLKPSSLEDIVAVNALYRPGPMENIPLFIDRKHGRVKVSYPHPDLYDILKDTYGVIVYQEQIMLIAAKMAGFQLGEADLLRRAVSKKDKKVLDEERSHFVEGCLKKEYPVNIANDVYDLIVKFANYGFNRSHAVAYSMIGFQLAYLKAHYPLYFMCGLLTSVIGNEDKIAQYFYEAKEKGISVLKPSINKSEFPFTVEKGEIRYSLRAIKNVGVSAVKDIYRARQEKPFEDLFDFCARVSPKSVNRKTIEALIFSGAMDEFYPNRASLLASIDIALDHVSFLNPEDQLDFLEDTTFSIKPKYAEIEEMPLVDLLQYEKEALGLYLSNHPVQAYRERLRLNGAVEIIRLSSYIKRKISMGGLLTKVKSIRTKNGQSMAFVTFGDETGEMEGVVFPEQFRKLSPLLEEGTMLYVEGRVEIRNDSSQIIVQEAGLLEEMNTKRKESVYIRVKEENHTQELLEQVKRVISMHSGEADVYLYYEKQKKTMRLPDAYKVQADHAVIFQLKELLGEQNVVIK; translated from the coding sequence ATGTCTTATGTCCATCTTCAGGTCCACAGTGGATACAGTTTGTTAAGCAGTGCAGCTAAAGTAAAGGAGCTTGTGTTGAAAGCAAAAGAACTTGGCTACAAGGCACTCGCTCTTACCGATGACCATGTGATGTATGGAACGGTTGAATTTTATAAGGAATGTAAAAAACATGGCATCAAGCCTGTCATCGGTTTAACAGCTTCTGTCTTCATAGATGAACAAGAGACAGAGGCTTATCCCTTGGTACTCCTTGCCAAAAACAATGAAGGCTATCAAAACCTGATCAAAATCAGCAGTGTGCTGAAATCAAAATCAAAAGCCGGACTGAAAGAAAAATGGCTCAAAAGCTATCACCGTGGGCTCATTGCTATCACACCAGGCGCATCTGGTTATATCGAAACGCTTTTGCAGCATGATCAGTTAGAAGAAGCGCGTGAAGCCGCAAAACAATTGAAGCATATCTTTGGCGAGGGACATGTGTACATCGCACTTCAGCCATTTCAGCAGGACGAATCGCTCACCGGCAAACTGCGGGATGTCTCACAAAGTGCGGACATTCCTCTTGTTGCGACGGGGGATGTTCACTACATGAATCGAGAAGACAAAATGGCTTATACGTGTTTAAAGGCCATTAAAGCAGGGGAGCAGCTTTCGGAGATAGAGGAAGACCGAGGAGAAAAGCATTTCAGATCCTTTGAAGAAATGTTGGAATGGTATAGAGATGATCGAGAGCTGCTGACAAGAACGGTCGAGATTGCAGACCGCTGTGAAGTCGATTTAAATCTTGGGCAGACAAAACTCCCCTCCTATCCAACTCCTGATCAATCAACAGCAGATCAGTTTTTACGCAGAGTGTGCGCAGAAGGGATGAAGCAAAGAAAGATTGCTTCAAATGATATATATGTCAAAAGGCTTGAATATGAACTGAGCATTATCCAAAAAATGAATTTCAGTGATTATTTTCTTATTGTATGGGATTTTATGAAGTATGCGCATGACAAAGGGATTGTCACAGGTCCCGGACGGGGATCAGCAGCAGGTTCACTTGTTGCATATGTTCTGTTTATTACGGATGTCGATCCGATTCGTCACGATCTTTTATTTGAGCGCTTCTTAAATCCAGAGCGAATCAGTATGCCGGATATTGATATTGATTTCCCCGACACGAGAAGAGATGAAATCATTTCTTATGTAAAAGACAAATACGGAGATATGCATGTGGCGCAGATTGTCACGTTTGGAACTCTTGCAGCAAAAGCTGCTTTAAGAGATGTTGGACGTGTGATGGGGATTGATTCAAAGGCAGCGGACCGTCTTGTCAAGCTGATTCCATCAAAGCCAGGAACAACGCTGAAAGAAGCGGTGACTTCATCTCCTGAATTAAAAACAATGCTTCAGCAATCGGAAGAGCTCCGGCAGGTCTTTCAAACTGCTTTAAAGGTAGAAGGGTTGCCAAGACACACCTCGACACATGCAGCTGGCGTTGTGCTGAGCGAGGAACCGCTGACAGAGGTCGTTCCCATTCAAGACGGCCATGAAGGTGTGTATTTAACGCAGTACGCCATGAATTACTTAGAAGATCTTGGACTTTTAAAGATGGATTTCTTAGGACTTAGAAACTTAACGTTAATTGAATCCATTAAAAACCAGATTGAAAGACAGGAAAACGTTCACATTAACTTTAGTGACATTTCATATGAAGATCAGAAAACGTTTGAATTGTTATCTGCTGGAGATACAACTGGAATATTCCAACTGGAATCTCAAGGGATGCGTCAGGTGCTGAGGCGCCTGAAGCCGTCTAGTTTAGAAGACATTGTGGCGGTTAATGCCCTCTATCGTCCGGGTCCAATGGAAAATATCCCACTTTTTATCGACCGAAAGCATGGCAGAGTCAAGGTCTCCTATCCTCATCCTGATTTGTATGACATATTAAAGGATACATATGGGGTTATCGTCTATCAGGAGCAAATCATGCTGATTGCAGCGAAGATGGCTGGTTTTCAGCTGGGCGAGGCAGATTTATTAAGAAGAGCTGTTTCGAAGAAGGATAAAAAGGTCCTCGATGAAGAGCGAAGCCATTTTGTTGAAGGATGCCTAAAAAAGGAGTATCCTGTTAACATTGCAAATGACGTTTATGACTTAATCGTCAAATTTGCAAACTACGGTTTTAATAGAAGCCATGCTGTTGCATATAGCATGATTGGCTTTCAGCTTGCTTATTTAAAGGCGCATTATCCACTATATTTTATGTGCGGTCTTTTAACGAGTGTAATTGGAAATGAAGACAAAATCGCTCAATATTTCTATGAGGCGAAGGAAAAAGGGATATCTGTGTTGAAGCCTTCTATTAATAAGAGTGAATTTCCATTTACGGTTGAAAAAGGGGAGATCCGCTACAGCTTAAGAGCGATTAAAAATGTCGGAGTGTCAGCTGTAAAGGATATATACAGAGCAAGACAGGAAAAGCCGTTTGAAGATTTATTTGATTTTTGTGCAAGAGTATCACCAAAGAGTGTCAACCGAAAAACGATTGAAGCGCTCATTTTTTCAGGGGCAATGGATGAGTTTTATCCCAATCGTGCTTCGTTATTAGCATCGATAGATATAGCGTTAGACCACGTGTCATTTTTAAATCCAGAGGATCAGCTGGACTTTCTTGAGGATACAACCTTCTCTATTAAGCCAAAATATGCGGAGATAGAAGAAATGCCGCTTGTTGATCTCCTGCAATATGAAAAAGAGGCACTCGGGTTATATTTATCAAATCACCCAGTACAAGCGTACCGAGAACGCTTAAGATTGAATGGTGCAGTGGAAATCATCAGACTTTCTTCCTATATAAAGCGTAAAATCTCAATGGGTGGTCTTTTGACAAAAGTGAAATCGATTCGAACAAAAAATGGACAATCGATGGCATTTGTTACATTTGGGGATGAAACGGGAGAAATGGAAGGCGTCGTCTTTCCAGAGCAATTTAGAAAGCTGTCCCCCTTACTTGAGGAGGGCACCATGCTTTATGTTGAAGGCAGAGTAGAGATCAGAAATGACAGCAGTCAAATCATCGTGCAAGAAGCTGGTTTACTTGAAGAGATGAACACAAAAAGAAAAGAGTCTGTCTACATTCGGGTGAAAGAAGAGAATCATACGCAGGAGCTGTTAGAGCAAGTGAAACGAGTCATCTCGATGCACAGCGGAGAAGCAGATGTCTATTTGTATTATGAGAAGCAAAAAAAGACGATGAGACTTCCAGATGCATACAAAGTTCAAGCAGATCATGCTGTGATTTTCCAGTTAAAAGAGCTGCTCGGTGAACAAAATGTTGTGATTAAATGA
- a CDS encoding YtrH family sporulation protein, with the protein MDVKEAFIPNFISCYFIALGVILGGAIIGGVGAYLSGQPPLSIITSLANRLKIWALVAAIGGTFDAVYSFERGIFEGNTRDIFKQILLIISAMGGAQTGYLIITWLTQEHVSS; encoded by the coding sequence ATGGATGTGAAGGAAGCTTTTATTCCGAATTTTATCAGCTGTTATTTTATCGCCCTTGGAGTCATTTTGGGTGGTGCTATCATAGGTGGTGTTGGTGCGTATTTATCTGGTCAGCCGCCTTTATCCATTATTACTAGTCTTGCCAACCGTTTAAAGATTTGGGCGCTTGTCGCTGCTATCGGTGGAACATTTGATGCTGTTTATAGCTTTGAACGAGGCATTTTCGAAGGAAACACACGTGATATTTTCAAGCAGATTTTATTAATTATCTCTGCCATGGGCGGTGCACAAACGGGGTATCTTATTATTACGTGGCTCACACAGGAGCATGTGTCATCATGA
- a CDS encoding CBS domain-containing protein, which translates to MATKHEQILSYIDSLDVGEKISVRRIAKEMKVSEGTAYRAIKDAENKGFVSTIERVGTIRIEQKKKENIEKLTYAEVVNVIDGQVLGGRAGLHKTLNKFVIGAMELDAMMRYTAAGNLLIVGNRINAHRQALEAGAAVLVTGGFSTDDEIIQLADELELPILSTSYDTFTVAALINRAIYDQLIKKEIVLVEDILTPIERTVYLSPEDKLEKWYEKNYETGHGRFPVADDQMKIHGILTSKDIAGHDRSTPIEKVMTKNPLTVIGKTSVASAAQMMVWEGIEVLPVVDDHAKLIGMISRQDVLKALQMIQKQPQVGEKLDDVVSRGFKETDTEKPKADAVYQYEVTPQMTNQLGNISYGVFTQILIESANRFLKSHKKGELIVESLSVYFLKPVQMESTIQIKPNILEVGRKFGKLEVEVYHQSNIVGKAMLMVQLMERG; encoded by the coding sequence TTGGCGACAAAGCATGAGCAAATTTTATCGTATATTGATTCATTAGATGTTGGGGAGAAAATCTCTGTCCGGCGCATAGCGAAAGAAATGAAAGTGAGTGAAGGCACCGCTTACCGGGCCATCAAAGATGCTGAAAATAAAGGATTCGTCAGTACCATTGAACGAGTCGGCACCATTCGAATTGAACAAAAGAAAAAAGAAAATATTGAAAAACTCACATATGCAGAAGTGGTCAATGTCATTGATGGACAGGTCCTTGGAGGACGCGCCGGCTTACATAAAACGTTAAACAAATTTGTCATCGGAGCGATGGAGCTGGACGCGATGATGCGCTATACGGCAGCTGGCAATCTTCTCATCGTCGGAAACCGGATCAATGCCCACAGGCAGGCATTAGAAGCAGGGGCGGCTGTGCTGGTCACAGGCGGATTCTCAACAGATGATGAAATCATTCAGCTCGCAGATGAGCTGGAGCTGCCGATTTTATCGACAAGCTACGATACATTTACCGTAGCGGCTCTCATTAACAGAGCCATTTATGACCAATTAATAAAAAAAGAGATTGTGCTTGTTGAGGATATTTTAACGCCGATTGAACGCACCGTGTACTTATCACCAGAGGATAAGCTTGAAAAATGGTATGAAAAGAATTATGAAACTGGCCACGGCCGTTTCCCGGTCGCAGATGATCAAATGAAGATTCACGGAATTCTCACCTCAAAGGATATTGCGGGGCATGACCGCTCCACACCGATTGAAAAGGTGATGACGAAAAATCCGCTGACGGTCATTGGCAAAACATCTGTTGCCTCAGCTGCACAAATGATGGTGTGGGAAGGCATAGAGGTGCTGCCAGTTGTGGATGATCATGCGAAGCTGATTGGCATGATCAGCCGTCAGGATGTGCTCAAGGCACTCCAAATGATTCAAAAGCAACCGCAGGTCGGAGAAAAGCTGGATGATGTTGTCTCAAGAGGATTTAAAGAAACCGACACAGAAAAACCAAAAGCTGATGCGGTTTATCAATATGAAGTCACCCCGCAAATGACGAACCAGCTTGGAAACATTTCATATGGGGTGTTCACACAAATTTTAATTGAATCAGCCAACCGCTTCTTAAAATCTCATAAAAAAGGCGAGTTGATCGTCGAGAGTCTTTCTGTCTACTTTTTAAAACCGGTTCAAATGGAATCCACAATCCAGATCAAGCCCAATATTTTAGAAGTAGGACGCAAGTTTGGAAAGCTGGAAGTGGAGGTTTATCACCAATCGAATATCGTAGGCAAAGCGATGCTGATGGTGCAGCTGATGGAGAGAGGATAA
- a CDS encoding bifunctional oligoribonuclease/PAP phosphatase NrnA produces the protein MKKELISTISLYDTIIIHRHVRPDPDAYGSQCGLTEILRATYPEKNIYATGTPEPSLSFLYELDEVSDDVYKGALVIVCDTANQARIDDQRYLMGDKLMKIDHHPNEDPYGDLLWVDTEASSVSEMIYELYLEGKEEGYQLNTKAAELIYAGIVGDTGRFLFPNTTKKTLKYAGELIEYPFSSSDLFNQLYETDLNVVKLNGYIFQHISLSENGVASVFIKREILESFQTTAQQASQLVGTLGNIAGIKAWVFFVEENDQIRVRFRSKGVVINTIAKKYHGGGHPLAAGASIYDWAVADEILRDLEEVCKSSS, from the coding sequence ATGAAAAAAGAACTGATTAGTACCATATCATTATATGACACCATCATCATCCATAGACATGTAAGACCAGATCCTGATGCGTATGGATCGCAGTGCGGCCTTACGGAAATCTTGCGTGCCACCTATCCAGAAAAAAATATTTATGCGACAGGAACCCCTGAGCCATCCCTTTCATTTTTATATGAACTTGATGAGGTATCGGACGACGTGTATAAAGGGGCTCTTGTCATTGTCTGTGATACGGCCAATCAAGCAAGAATCGATGATCAGCGCTATTTAATGGGCGATAAGCTGATGAAAATTGACCATCACCCGAATGAAGATCCTTATGGCGATTTGCTGTGGGTGGATACAGAGGCAAGCTCTGTGAGCGAGATGATTTATGAATTGTACTTAGAGGGGAAAGAAGAAGGATATCAGCTGAATACAAAGGCGGCTGAATTGATCTATGCCGGCATTGTAGGAGACACAGGCCGCTTCCTTTTCCCAAACACAACGAAAAAGACACTCAAATATGCAGGGGAACTCATCGAATATCCATTTTCATCTTCAGATCTTTTCAATCAATTGTATGAGACAGATTTGAATGTCGTGAAATTAAATGGCTATATTTTTCAACATATTTCTTTGTCAGAGAACGGGGTTGCATCTGTTTTCATTAAACGTGAAATTTTGGAATCGTTTCAAACAACAGCGCAGCAAGCCTCACAGCTTGTTGGGACTCTAGGGAATATTGCAGGCATTAAGGCATGGGTCTTTTTTGTGGAAGAAAATGATCAGATTCGTGTCAGATTCCGCTCTAAAGGCGTCGTCATTAACACCATTGCGAAAAAATATCATGGAGGCGGCCACCCGCTTGCAGCCGGTGCGTCCATTTATGATTGGGCAGTAGCAGATGAGATTTTGCGTGATTTAGAAGAAGTATGTAAATCATCATCATAA
- a CDS encoding YtpI family protein, whose translation MLVLIVFIICSAMFYLYYKAKNVRTNRPVEKRFWSAKSSMALGCFVLLFGVNQLFLNRSSLAFVIGFIFVAVGIGSTWAGYKAYKHYLPLFLKEGKKDHA comes from the coding sequence ATGCTTGTTTTGATTGTGTTTATTATTTGTTCTGCCATGTTTTATTTATACTACAAAGCAAAAAATGTCCGTACGAACCGGCCAGTCGAGAAGAGATTCTGGTCGGCGAAATCCAGTATGGCCCTTGGCTGCTTTGTCCTGCTCTTCGGTGTGAATCAATTATTTTTAAACCGCTCGTCACTCGCATTTGTCATTGGATTTATTTTTGTTGCTGTCGGTATCGGCAGTACGTGGGCTGGGTATAAAGCCTACAAGCATTACCTTCCGCTCTTTTTAAAGGAAGGCAAAAAAGATCACGCGTAA
- a CDS encoding NAD-dependent malic enzyme gives MSLREEALHMHKENQGKLESKSKVQVKNAKDLSLAYSPGVAEPCKDIYDDTSKVYDYTMKGNMVAVVTDGSAVLGLGNIGAEASLPVMEGKAVLFKSFAGVDAFPIALATNDVDKIIETVKLLEPTFGGVNLEDIAAPNCFIIEERLKKETNIPVFHDDQHGTAIVTAAGLVNALKLSGKSMSSIKVVANGAGAAGIAIIKLLYHFGVRDIIMCDTKGAIYEGRPNGMNAVKNEVAKFTNQDRKEGSLEEVIEGADVFIGVSVAGALTKEMVGKMAKDPVIFAMANPNPEIMPEDAHAAGASVVGTGRSDFPNQVNNVLAFPGIFRGALDVRATHINEEMKIAAVEAIASLVSDEELSAEYVIPAPFDARVAPAVAKAVAKAAMETGVARIKVDPEAVAEKTRKLTIIGE, from the coding sequence ATGTCATTAAGAGAAGAAGCATTACATATGCACAAAGAGAATCAAGGCAAACTCGAATCAAAATCAAAAGTACAAGTGAAAAATGCGAAAGACTTGAGCTTGGCTTATTCACCTGGTGTAGCAGAACCATGTAAAGATATTTATGACGACACAAGCAAAGTGTATGATTATACAATGAAAGGCAATATGGTCGCTGTTGTCACAGACGGAAGTGCTGTTTTAGGGCTTGGAAATATTGGTGCAGAAGCATCTCTTCCAGTAATGGAGGGGAAAGCTGTATTATTCAAAAGCTTTGCAGGCGTAGATGCCTTCCCAATCGCGCTTGCAACGAACGATGTAGACAAAATTATTGAAACAGTAAAGCTTCTTGAGCCAACTTTTGGCGGTGTGAACCTTGAAGATATTGCAGCTCCTAACTGCTTTATCATTGAAGAGCGCTTGAAAAAAGAGACAAACATTCCAGTGTTCCACGATGATCAGCACGGAACAGCGATTGTGACAGCAGCAGGACTTGTGAATGCACTGAAGTTATCTGGAAAATCCATGTCTTCAATCAAAGTAGTGGCAAACGGCGCCGGGGCAGCAGGAATTGCGATTATCAAACTTCTTTATCATTTCGGTGTACGTGATATCATTATGTGTGATACGAAAGGTGCAATTTACGAAGGCCGCCCGAACGGTATGAATGCAGTGAAAAACGAAGTAGCTAAATTCACGAACCAAGACCGCAAAGAAGGTTCATTAGAAGAAGTCATTGAAGGCGCAGACGTTTTTATCGGGGTTTCAGTAGCAGGGGCTTTAACAAAAGAAATGGTTGGAAAAATGGCAAAAGACCCTGTCATCTTCGCTATGGCTAATCCAAATCCAGAGATCATGCCGGAAGATGCACATGCAGCAGGTGCAAGTGTTGTAGGAACTGGCCGTTCTGACTTCCCGAACCAAGTGAACAACGTCCTGGCATTCCCAGGAATTTTCCGCGGAGCATTGGATGTACGTGCAACTCACATTAACGAAGAAATGAAAATCGCAGCTGTTGAAGCGATTGCGTCTCTTGTTTCAGATGAAGAATTGTCAGCTGAATATGTCATCCCTGCACCATTTGATGCACGCGTTGCACCAGCGGTAGCAAAAGCGGTGGCAAAAGCAGCAATGGAAACTGGTGTTGCAAGAATCAAAGTCGACCCGGAAGCTGTCGCTGAAAAAACAAGAAAATTAACGATTATCGGCGAATAA